CCTCTCGTTGCAGGGCTTCTCGGTGCAAAGCAACGGCCACGCCTCGAACGATCAGTTCATTCAGGCGTCTGGCTCGGGAGCGCATACCGCCAGCTACACCTTTGCCGCGGCAGCGGGGACCTATGATCTGACGCTCGGCTACTACGACGAGTCCGACGGTCAGTCGCAGCTCAGCGTACTGGTGAACAATGTGCTGGTCGAAACCTTCGTCTGGGATCTGGATGCGGGCGGCACCATCGTCAACAGCACCTCTGCCGCAGAGCACACGATCTCGGATCTGGTGCTGAACGCGGGGGACGTGCTGCAACTTTCGGGCACGCCGGATGGCGGAGAGCCGCTGCGCATCGACTTCCTCGACTTCGTGCCGACAAGCGGCGGCGGAGGCGGCGGAGGCGGTGGCGATCCGACCGACAGCACCAATCCGGTAGTCACCGCGGCCAGTGCGGCCAATGTGTCGGTGGCGGGAGGCGGCAGCACCACCGTTTCGGTCACCTTCTCCGACAACGTGGGCATCGACGTCTCGAGCATCGATCCGGGCGATCTTACGGTGACCGGACCGGGCGGGGCGCTGTCGGTGACGGGGGTCAGCCTCAGCTCTGGCAGCGATGGCGCGCCGCGCACCGCGACCTACACGGTCGAAGCGCCCGGCGGCAGCTGGGACGTGGGCGACAACGGGGTCTACAGCGTTGCGCTGGATGGCGGAGAAGTGCTCGACACCAGCGGCAACGCGGTGGCAGCGAATGGCTCTCTGGCCAGCTTCAACGTCAGCATCGCGACCACGCCGCCGCCCAGCTCGGATCCGGTGCGGATCGAGGCCGAAGCCATGACGCTGGAAGAGGGCTTTGTTGTGAACAGCAACAGCCACGCGTCGGAAGGGCAGCTCATCAAGGCCACCGGATCGGCGGGCCATGTGGCGAGCTTCGTCTTCGCCGAGACGGCGGGGCTCTACAACTTCACGCTGGGCCATTTCGATGAATCCGACGGCCAGTCGCAGCTTGATCTGCTGGTGAACGATCTGCTGGTCGACAGTTTCATCTGGGATCAGGACGCCGGTTCTTCCATCGTCAACAGCACGTCCTTTGCCATGCATCAGACCTTTGGCGTGGCGCTGGAGGCGGGCGACGTGGTGTCGCTGTCGGGCAGCCCGGACGGCGGCGAGCCGCTGCGGATCGATTATCTCGACTACGTCTTCGTGTCGTGAGCTAAGTTACCCTCGCCAAGTGCGCCTCCGGGGGAAACCTCGGGGGCGCGCAGCCTTTTTGGGACTACCGTTTTGACCTAGCGCGCGGCAGTCTTCACGTGGTCGACAAAGGCACGCAGCGCGGGCGGCATCAGGCGCCGCTCGGTGAAATAGAGCGAAGGGCCGGGGAAGGGCGGGGTCCACTCATCCAGAACCTGCACCAGCGTTCCGGCCTGCAGATCCGGCTGAAGATAGTCGTCGAAGCCATAGATCAGCCCATGTCCGGCGCGGGCCGGGATCAGGGCCGCAATGGTGGAATTCACCGCAAGCCGACCCTTGGGAAACCGCTCGAAGGCTTTGCCGTCTTTCTCGAACGACCAAGGCAGCGTGTTGCCGCCGCCGAAGACGTGGGTGATGCAGCTGTGACGCTCCAGATCGTCGGGATGCTGCGGCACGCCGTGGCGCTTCAGGTAGTCCGGTGCTCCGGCGACGATCATGCGCTGATCCGGCCCCAGACGCACGGCGATCATATCCTGCGCCAAGCTCTCGTCGTAGCGCAGCCCTGCGTCGAAGCCGCGCCCGATCACATCGACCAGATCGCCCTCGCTCACCACTTCGACGCGCACGCCGGGATGCTTCTCGAGAAACGAGCTCACCAGTGGCATCAGCCGCAGTTCAAGCGCCGGGGCGGGACCGTTGATGCGGATGCGCCCGGTCAGAACCTCGCGGTTTCCGGCCGATGTGACCGAGGCCGCCGCTTCATCGAGCACGGCGATCGCGTCGCGGGTGCGCTCCAGAAGCCGCTCGCCCTCCTCGGTCAGCGAGGTGCTGCGCGTGGTCCGGTTGAGCAGCCGCACGCCGAGCCGCGCCTCAAGCTCGCGAATGCGCTCGCTCAGCGTCGAGGGAGAGATCGCCAGTTCCGCTGCGGCGCGACGGAAGTTGAGATGCCGCGCGACCGCCACGAATTGCGCGAGTGTGTTGAGGTCTATCTGCTGCATTGTTCGGTTATCCGAATAGCCTATGGGGATGTGTACTATTCTCCGGATGCCGGGGGCAACGTATCTCTTGCGCCAGAGGCGGCCGGACCGGCTGGCCGCCAAAGCGCAAAGGACCCTCTCATGACTGGTACGATTTCTGAGACTACGTCGGGAAAGATCGCTCTCATCACTGGCGCGAGCCGCGGCCTCGGCCGATCCGCCGCGCTGCATCTCGCCCGCGCGGGTGTCCATGTGATCGGCACCTACAACAGCTCGAAGACGGCTGCCGACGAAGTGGCGCGCGAGATCGAGGCGGAAGGTGTCAGCGCGGTGATGCTGCCCTTCGATGCCGAGGCCGAAGACTTCGGCGCTTTCGCGGCGAGCCTCGCCGAGGCGCTGCAGCAGACCTTCGGGCGCGAGAGTTTCGACTTCCTGCTGAACAACGCGGGGATCGGCTACAACCGCGCCATTGCCGAGACCGAGGCGGCGCAGCTTGACCTTCTCTACCGCGTGCACCTGCGCACGCCCTTCCTGCTGACGCAGGCGCTGCTGCCGATGATCACGGATGGCGGGGCGGTGCTCTTCGTCTCCTCGGGGCTCGCCCGGTTCACCCTGCCGGGCTATGGGGCCTATGCCTCGATGAAGGGCGCGGTGGAGGTGCTGACCCGCTACGCCGCGCAGGAACTGGGGCCGCGTGGCATCCGGGTGAACTGCCTTGCGCCGGGCGCCATCGCCACCGATTTCAGCGGCGGCGTCGTGCGTGACAACGCCGAGGTCA
This portion of the Salipiger sp. CCB-MM3 genome encodes:
- a CDS encoding LysR family transcriptional regulator: MQQIDLNTLAQFVAVARHLNFRRAAAELAISPSTLSERIRELEARLGVRLLNRTTRSTSLTEEGERLLERTRDAIAVLDEAAASVTSAGNREVLTGRIRINGPAPALELRLMPLVSSFLEKHPGVRVEVVSEGDLVDVIGRGFDAGLRYDESLAQDMIAVRLGPDQRMIVAGAPDYLKRHGVPQHPDDLERHSCITHVFGGGNTLPWSFEKDGKAFERFPKGRLAVNSTIAALIPARAGHGLIYGFDDYLQPDLQAGTLVQVLDEWTPPFPGPSLYFTERRLMPPALRAFVDHVKTAAR
- a CDS encoding SDR family NAD(P)-dependent oxidoreductase, with the protein product MTGTISETTSGKIALITGASRGLGRSAALHLARAGVHVIGTYNSSKTAADEVAREIEAEGVSAVMLPFDAEAEDFGAFAASLAEALQQTFGRESFDFLLNNAGIGYNRAIAETEAAQLDLLYRVHLRTPFLLTQALLPMITDGGAVLFVSSGLARFTLPGYGAYASMKGAVEVLTRYAAQELGPRGIRVNCLAPGAIATDFSGGVVRDNAEVNAKVAGMIALGRVGQPEDIGAGVAALLSDGMGWMSGQRVELSGGQGL